The proteins below are encoded in one region of Geothermobacter hydrogeniphilus:
- a CDS encoding efflux RND transporter permease subunit, with amino-acid sequence MLRKLIEASVRNQFLVALAVVAAIGAGIFAFERIPLDALPDVSDVQVIIFTEWPGQPPQIVEDQVTYPITTTMLAVANAKVVRGYSFFGLSFVYVIFEDGTDIYWARSRVLEYLSFVQNQLPPGITPVLGPDATPVGWVFEYALVDHSGQHDLSELRSLQDWYVRYQLQTVPGVANVASVGGFVKQYQVNIDPNKLLAYDLPLSKVIRAVRRSNNDVGGRVVEYAETEYMVEGIGYIESVKDIEQIPVGVDMNGTPILIRDVANVSLGPEIRRGAIDLDGLGEAAVGIVEMRYWNNALDVINRVKQKIEELKPGLPEGVEIVPIYDRSALIHRAQNTLRGKLIEESIIVALVCVVFLLHLRSAFVAIFTLPVGILIAMTIMYFQGLGANIMSLGGIAIAIGAMVDGAIVMIENAHKHLERDRDKKPHWDIIVDSTKEVGPALFYSLMIIAVSFLPVFALTGQSGRMFTPLAFTKTYSMAAAAILSITVVPVLMGYLIRGRILPEHKNPVNRILSKLYRPVLKTALRLRWVVLAAALAFLVLTIIPYRQLGSEFIPPLNEGDLLYMPSMLPGVSITEATAVAQQTNQLIMTLPEVKHALAKVGRARSPLDPAPLSMLETTIILKPEEEWRPGMTIEKLSDELDRLVRLPGVTNAWVMPIKTRIDMLSTGIKTPVGIKLTGPNLKVLQKLGEEIEPVVRGLPGTRSVFAERVAGGYYLDFVIKRDQAARYGLTVDDINDVIQSAIGGKNVTRTVEGLERYPVNVRYARDLRHNPEELRRVLIATPTGAQIPIEQVADIFPRMGPPSIKTEGARPQAWIYVDINSDQDVGSYVEKAKALVEEKITIPPGYSIQWSGQYEYIQEARARLKVVVPVTLLIVFLLLFLNFRNLTEVLIVMLTVPFSVLGGIWFMYLLGYNISVAVMVGFIALVGVAVEIGVVMIIYLDRAFEKKCAEEGTLDKAGLYDAILEGAAERVRPITMTACAIIGGLLPIMWSQETGARVMKRIAAPMVGGMVSATLLTLILVPVVYLIWRSWQLHRTKQPQGTASEE; translated from the coding sequence GTGCTGCGTAAACTGATCGAAGCGTCGGTTCGCAACCAGTTCCTGGTGGCCCTCGCGGTGGTCGCCGCCATCGGCGCCGGGATCTTCGCTTTCGAACGCATCCCTCTGGACGCCCTTCCGGACGTCAGCGATGTCCAGGTCATCATCTTCACCGAGTGGCCGGGACAGCCGCCGCAGATCGTCGAGGACCAGGTCACCTACCCCATCACCACCACCATGCTGGCAGTTGCCAACGCCAAGGTTGTACGCGGCTACTCCTTTTTCGGCCTTTCCTTCGTCTACGTGATCTTCGAAGACGGCACCGACATCTACTGGGCACGCAGCCGGGTGCTTGAGTACCTCAGCTTCGTACAAAATCAGTTGCCGCCCGGCATAACACCGGTCCTCGGCCCCGACGCCACCCCGGTCGGCTGGGTCTTTGAATACGCCCTAGTCGATCACAGCGGCCAACACGACCTCTCCGAACTGCGCAGTCTGCAGGACTGGTACGTGCGCTATCAGCTGCAGACCGTACCGGGGGTCGCCAACGTCGCCTCGGTGGGTGGATTCGTCAAACAGTACCAGGTGAATATCGATCCCAACAAGCTGCTGGCCTACGACCTGCCGCTCAGCAAGGTGATCCGCGCGGTCAGGCGCAGCAACAACGATGTCGGCGGCCGGGTGGTGGAATACGCCGAGACCGAATACATGGTGGAAGGAATCGGCTACATCGAAAGCGTCAAGGATATTGAACAGATCCCGGTCGGTGTCGACATGAACGGCACGCCGATTCTGATCCGGGATGTCGCGAACGTGAGTCTCGGACCCGAAATCAGGCGCGGGGCGATTGACCTGGACGGGCTCGGAGAAGCCGCCGTCGGCATTGTCGAAATGCGCTACTGGAACAACGCCCTCGACGTCATCAACCGGGTCAAGCAGAAGATCGAGGAATTGAAGCCCGGCCTGCCGGAGGGCGTTGAAATCGTCCCCATCTATGACCGTTCGGCCCTCATCCACCGTGCCCAGAACACCCTGCGCGGCAAACTGATCGAGGAGAGCATCATTGTCGCCCTGGTCTGCGTGGTTTTCCTGCTGCACCTGCGTTCGGCATTTGTCGCCATCTTCACCCTGCCGGTCGGCATCCTGATCGCCATGACGATCATGTATTTCCAGGGGCTCGGTGCCAACATCATGTCCCTCGGCGGTATTGCCATCGCTATCGGCGCCATGGTGGACGGCGCGATTGTCATGATCGAGAACGCCCACAAGCATCTCGAACGGGATCGGGACAAGAAACCCCACTGGGACATCATCGTTGACTCCACCAAGGAGGTGGGACCGGCGCTCTTCTACTCCCTGATGATCATCGCCGTCTCCTTCCTGCCGGTCTTCGCTCTCACCGGCCAGTCAGGCCGCATGTTCACTCCCCTGGCGTTCACCAAGACCTATTCGATGGCGGCGGCAGCCATCCTGTCGATCACCGTCGTACCGGTCCTGATGGGCTACCTGATCCGCGGCCGGATTCTTCCCGAGCACAAGAACCCCGTCAATCGCATTCTCTCCAAGCTCTATCGACCGGTCCTGAAAACCGCGCTGAGACTGCGCTGGGTGGTACTGGCCGCAGCCCTCGCCTTCCTGGTGCTGACCATCATCCCCTACCGGCAGCTCGGTTCCGAGTTCATCCCGCCGCTCAACGAGGGGGATCTGCTCTACATGCCCTCCATGCTCCCCGGGGTCTCAATCACGGAGGCGACGGCGGTCGCACAGCAGACCAACCAGCTGATCATGACCCTGCCGGAGGTCAAGCACGCGCTGGCCAAGGTCGGCCGAGCCCGCTCCCCGCTGGACCCGGCACCCCTTTCAATGCTCGAAACCACCATCATTCTGAAACCTGAGGAGGAGTGGCGACCGGGCATGACCATTGAAAAACTGTCCGACGAACTCGATCGTCTGGTTCGCCTGCCCGGGGTCACCAACGCCTGGGTCATGCCGATCAAGACCCGCATCGACATGCTCTCCACCGGCATCAAGACCCCGGTCGGCATCAAGCTGACCGGTCCCAACCTGAAGGTCCTGCAGAAACTCGGCGAAGAGATCGAACCAGTGGTGCGCGGGCTGCCCGGAACCCGCAGTGTCTTCGCCGAACGCGTCGCCGGCGGTTATTATCTCGATTTCGTCATCAAGCGCGACCAGGCCGCGCGTTACGGGCTGACCGTCGATGACATCAACGACGTCATCCAGTCGGCCATCGGTGGCAAGAATGTCACCAGAACCGTCGAAGGGCTCGAACGCTATCCGGTCAATGTCCGCTACGCGAGAGATCTGCGCCACAACCCGGAAGAACTGCGTCGCGTGCTGATCGCCACCCCGACCGGCGCCCAGATCCCCATCGAGCAGGTGGCCGACATCTTCCCCCGCATGGGTCCGCCCTCGATCAAGACCGAAGGGGCCAGGCCCCAGGCCTGGATCTATGTCGACATCAATTCCGACCAGGATGTCGGCAGTTACGTGGAAAAAGCCAAGGCACTGGTCGAGGAGAAAATCACCATCCCGCCGGGATACAGCATCCAGTGGAGCGGCCAGTACGAGTACATCCAGGAGGCGCGGGCACGGCTCAAGGTGGTGGTTCCAGTCACCCTGCTGATTGTTTTCCTGCTGCTTTTCCTCAACTTCCGCAACCTGACCGAAGTTCTGATCGTCATGCTGACGGTACCGTTCTCGGTCCTGGGCGGCATCTGGTTCATGTACCTGCTGGGCTACAATATAAGCGTCGCCGTCATGGTCGGTTTCATCGCCCTGGTCGGTGTCGCCGTCGAGATCGGCGTCGTGATGATCATCTACCTCGACCGGGCTTTCGAGAAGAAGTGTGCCGAGGAGGGGACTCTTGACAAGGCGGGACTCTATGATGCAATTTTGGAAGGTGCCGCGGAACGCGTTCGTCCGATCACCATGACCGCCTGCGCCATCATCGGCGGCCTGTTGCCGATCATGTGGAGTCAGGAAACCGGCGCCAGGGTGATGAAGAGAATCGCCGCACCGATGGTCGGCGGGATGGTTTCAGCAACCCTGTTGACTCTCATTCTGGTTCCGGTCGTCTACCTGATATGGCGTTCCTGGCAGTTGCACAGAACCAAACAACCGCAGGGAACCGCCAGCGAAGAATAA
- a CDS encoding Npt1/Npt2 family nucleotide transporter, translating into MTHENFQHKSSILIDWLGLRRDELQVFVLATLALLCITASNVLFGNYAETTFLKRFGVHFLPTMILINAVVTFFVMSRVGRWLTRMSGQTLLSRTLVFCALSAALVRLMVPLGWPLLYPLVYVMKSQYELLLVFLFWNLANQVFSTRQSKRMFPLMVSGGLVGGIGGSVATPLVARLGSVDNILWVYLGGVLSATVLIRLMTRTVRAAAGAEKVSGKEHGRSSLFAGMRQALPVMRRSHLARWLVLLALIPNILIPLLNYQVSFAVDMTYANESTMLGFYSFYRGAQFVLALLVSLFAGRIYARFGLSGGLLVHPFNYLLIFVGFMLQFDIFTAVYAGISSGVIRRAIQTPARAALNGLFSDEQRVALMPFLRGVVVRVGILIGAVFVLICQSGYFVVCRFPLHPQNLAPFGFGFALLWLMVALRMKKHYPELVLETLGWYGPERGRINFAPEVVRAARKKLFLARRRLAQAVAVGQQNDGVHADRLVEHLRDTAARLAFEVLCELENWDSSGRLRTVREALQGGDARHRANALEALEQLVPHSLAYGLVRGLEKDLQGGWSYPGPVLQVLAVDDDQTTRELVRCLLGRVADGQEASAGRSSATGSMVN; encoded by the coding sequence ATGACGCATGAGAATTTTCAGCATAAATCTTCGATTCTGATCGACTGGCTCGGGTTACGGCGGGACGAGCTGCAAGTTTTCGTTCTGGCGACCCTGGCTCTGCTCTGCATCACTGCCTCCAATGTTCTGTTCGGCAATTACGCCGAGACGACTTTTCTGAAGCGTTTCGGCGTGCATTTTCTGCCGACCATGATCCTGATCAATGCCGTTGTGACCTTCTTCGTGATGAGCCGGGTTGGTCGCTGGCTGACGCGGATGTCCGGCCAGACGCTGCTGAGCCGGACCCTGGTTTTTTGCGCCCTGAGCGCGGCCCTGGTCAGGCTGATGGTTCCCCTGGGGTGGCCCCTGCTTTATCCCCTTGTTTATGTCATGAAAAGCCAGTATGAACTGCTGCTGGTTTTTCTTTTCTGGAACCTGGCCAACCAGGTTTTTTCCACCAGACAATCGAAAAGGATGTTTCCGCTGATGGTTTCCGGCGGACTGGTCGGCGGCATTGGCGGCAGTGTCGCCACTCCCCTGGTGGCACGTCTCGGTTCCGTGGACAATATCCTCTGGGTTTACCTGGGCGGTGTTCTGAGCGCGACGGTGCTGATTCGGCTGATGACCCGGACGGTGCGGGCGGCCGCGGGTGCCGAGAAGGTCTCCGGGAAGGAGCACGGCAGGTCATCGCTGTTTGCCGGCATGCGCCAGGCGCTTCCGGTGATGCGTCGTTCCCATCTGGCGCGATGGCTGGTGCTGCTGGCGCTGATTCCGAACATCCTGATTCCGCTGCTTAATTACCAGGTCAGTTTTGCTGTCGATATGACCTATGCCAACGAATCCACCATGCTCGGGTTTTACAGTTTTTATCGCGGTGCCCAGTTCGTTCTCGCGTTGCTGGTGAGCCTGTTTGCCGGGCGGATTTATGCGCGATTCGGTTTGTCCGGGGGGTTGCTGGTCCATCCTTTCAACTACCTGCTGATCTTTGTCGGATTCATGCTGCAGTTCGATATTTTTACCGCGGTTTACGCCGGAATCAGTTCCGGAGTTATCCGCCGAGCGATTCAGACTCCGGCCCGGGCGGCCCTGAACGGCCTGTTTTCTGATGAACAGCGGGTGGCGCTGATGCCCTTTCTGCGCGGTGTCGTCGTGCGTGTCGGCATTCTGATCGGCGCGGTTTTTGTGCTGATCTGCCAGTCGGGATATTTCGTGGTTTGCCGGTTTCCCCTGCACCCGCAGAATCTGGCCCCTTTCGGTTTCGGTTTTGCCCTGCTCTGGTTGATGGTTGCCCTGCGGATGAAAAAGCACTACCCCGAACTGGTGCTGGAGACCCTCGGCTGGTACGGACCGGAGCGCGGCAGGATCAACTTCGCGCCCGAGGTTGTGCGCGCCGCCCGTAAGAAACTGTTTCTGGCCCGGCGCCGTCTGGCCCAGGCGGTTGCCGTGGGGCAGCAGAACGACGGTGTCCATGCTGACAGGCTGGTGGAACATCTGCGCGACACGGCGGCCCGGCTTGCCTTTGAGGTTCTCTGTGAGTTGGAAAACTGGGATTCTTCGGGACGCCTGAGAACCGTGCGGGAGGCCCTGCAGGGGGGAGACGCGCGGCACCGCGCCAACGCACTCGAAGCCCTGGAACAGCTTGTCCCGCACAGCTTGGCGTATGGTCTGGTGCGGGGGCTTGAGAAAGACCTGCAGGGAGGCTGGAGCTACCCGGGGCCGGTGCTGCAGGTTCTGGCTGTCGACGACGATCAGACCACCAGGGAGCTGGTGCGCTGCCTGCTCGGCCGCGTCGCGGACGGCCAGGAGGCATCAGCCGGACGTTCTTCAGCAACCGGGTCCATGGTCAACTGA
- a CDS encoding DUF4870 family protein, translating into MNDEAVTLDPTGRARKMATIIYALQAASFIFGLTAIIGIILNYLKADLVKGTFVESHFRWQRRTFWFGLFWSILGGITFTFVIGYFILVLTGIWLIYRIVNGWLKLSENRPMYLR; encoded by the coding sequence ATGAACGACGAAGCCGTCACCCTTGATCCGACCGGCCGCGCCCGGAAAATGGCAACCATTATCTATGCCCTGCAGGCAGCCTCCTTCATCTTCGGCCTGACCGCCATTATCGGCATTATTCTCAACTATCTCAAGGCCGATCTGGTAAAGGGCACTTTTGTTGAATCCCACTTCCGCTGGCAACGCCGGACCTTCTGGTTCGGGTTGTTCTGGAGCATCCTCGGCGGCATCACCTTCACCTTTGTCATCGGTTACTTCATTCTCGTCCTCACCGGCATCTGGCTCATCTACCGGATCGTCAACGGCTGGCTGAAACTGTCGGAAAACCGGCCGATGTACCTGCGATAA
- a CDS encoding sigma-54-dependent transcriptional regulator has translation MPERGGTILVVDDDAGLRRVIQHNLEEAGYNVMLAEDGETGFRLFQQTHPRLVLTDVRMGGLGGLELLTRIKAYSPDALVVVVTAFGSLEEAVKAIRLGAYDYLGKPFSREQLVLAVSKALAFQGLTRENRKLKAALSSRKHRVLLGDSPQMQAVHNLIRRMATAEAPVLILGESGTGKELVARQLHRQGARRKGPFVVVNCAAIPEKLLESELFGHLRGAFPGAARNHRGKFDQADGGTLFLDEVGELPAELQSKLLHVLRENEITPVGGKAHRINVRVISATNRNLETEISCGRFCRNLYSRLAVLPLSLPPLRDREEDIPLLAQHFLDRYSGDRNLSLSREALSALQCYPWPGNVRELENLMERLAILARADLVERDELPLKILTCGMSGARRVVHLPPDGYSLEEIEKQAILQALALCSWNRTRAAEFLRISSPLLTSRIEKYDLVPEQREAAGISLESS, from the coding sequence ATGCCGGAACGTGGTGGGACCATCCTGGTCGTCGATGATGATGCCGGTCTGCGCAGGGTTATTCAGCACAACCTGGAGGAGGCGGGCTACAATGTCATGCTGGCGGAAGACGGGGAAACAGGGTTCCGGCTTTTTCAGCAGACCCATCCCCGGTTGGTGCTGACCGATGTCCGTATGGGCGGACTGGGCGGCCTGGAGCTGTTAACCCGTATCAAGGCCTACAGTCCGGACGCTCTGGTTGTTGTGGTCACCGCCTTCGGTTCCCTGGAGGAAGCCGTCAAGGCGATTCGTCTCGGTGCCTATGATTATCTGGGCAAGCCTTTCAGCCGCGAGCAACTCGTCCTTGCGGTTTCCAAGGCACTTGCCTTTCAGGGACTGACCCGGGAAAACCGTAAACTGAAAGCCGCGCTCTCCTCCCGGAAACACCGGGTGCTGCTGGGGGATTCCCCGCAGATGCAGGCGGTGCATAACCTGATCCGCAGGATGGCGACCGCCGAGGCCCCGGTGTTGATTCTCGGGGAAAGCGGTACCGGCAAGGAGTTGGTAGCCCGGCAGCTGCACCGACAGGGAGCGCGCCGGAAGGGGCCTTTTGTTGTCGTTAACTGTGCCGCTATCCCGGAAAAACTCCTGGAAAGTGAGTTGTTCGGGCATCTGCGCGGCGCTTTTCCCGGTGCCGCGCGCAACCATCGGGGAAAGTTCGATCAGGCCGATGGCGGCACCCTGTTTCTTGACGAGGTCGGTGAACTGCCGGCCGAACTGCAGTCCAAGCTGCTGCATGTCCTGCGGGAGAATGAGATTACGCCGGTCGGCGGCAAGGCCCATCGGATCAATGTCCGCGTCATTTCCGCAACCAACCGCAACCTTGAAACAGAAATCAGCTGTGGGCGCTTCTGCAGAAACCTGTACTCCCGGTTGGCTGTTCTGCCGTTGTCTTTGCCGCCGTTGCGTGACCGGGAGGAGGATATTCCTCTGCTGGCCCAGCATTTCCTCGATCGTTACAGTGGCGACCGCAACCTCTCTCTGAGTCGGGAGGCCCTGAGTGCCCTGCAGTGCTATCCCTGGCCAGGCAACGTGCGTGAATTGGAAAACCTGATGGAACGGTTGGCGATTCTGGCCAGGGCCGATCTGGTTGAGCGGGATGAGCTGCCCTTGAAAATACTGACCTGCGGCATGTCGGGAGCCCGTCGGGTGGTCCACCTGCCCCCCGACGGCTATTCACTGGAAGAGATCGAGAAACAGGCGATTCTTCAGGCCCTGGCGCTCTGTTCCTGGAACCGGACCAGAGCCGCGGAATTTTTGCGGATCTCAAGCCCCCTGCTGACGTCCCGGATTGAAAAATACGACCTGGTTCCCGAACAGCGGGAAGCCGCGGGAATTTCCCTGGAATCTTCATAG
- a CDS encoding DUF302 domain-containing protein produces MGYTFNKIVPCTVEAAEEKVRVQLAEEGFGVLTEIDVQATIRKKLGKEMPAYKILGACNPHFAYRALQAEPNIGTMLPCNVIIRTTDKGETEIAAVDPMASMQAVENPDLADIAGQVRDKLQQVIERV; encoded by the coding sequence ATGGGCTACACATTCAACAAAATTGTTCCCTGCACGGTCGAAGCAGCAGAAGAAAAAGTCCGAGTGCAGCTGGCGGAAGAGGGTTTTGGAGTCCTGACGGAAATCGATGTGCAGGCTACGATCAGGAAGAAACTGGGAAAAGAGATGCCGGCTTACAAGATTCTCGGCGCCTGCAATCCTCATTTTGCCTACCGGGCGCTGCAGGCCGAACCGAACATCGGCACCATGCTGCCCTGCAATGTGATTATCCGCACCACCGACAAGGGCGAAACCGAAATCGCGGCCGTGGACCCCATGGCCTCGATGCAGGCGGTGGAAAACCCGGACCTGGCGGATATTGCCGGACAGGTGCGGGATAAACTGCAGCAGGTGATCGAACGCGTCTGA
- the trhA gene encoding PAQR family membrane homeostasis protein TrhA, with protein sequence MAAPHDTCSEYSPGEEIANSITHGIGTLLAIGGLGVLSAYAGTRGNTWHIVTCSVFGATLIFSYLTSTLYHSIQHVSAKNILRTLDHAAIFLLIAGTYTPITLISMHGPWGWTIFGVVWGLALVGIICETTFAKNMGVLRVATYIAMGWVVVIAARPLMAGLAPGGLLLLVLGGLAYTGGVVFYAWDRLPYNHAIWHLFVLAGSTMHFFAILWYVIPDKVLT encoded by the coding sequence ATGGCAGCCCCCCACGATACCTGTTCCGAGTACAGCCCCGGCGAAGAGATCGCCAACAGTATCACCCACGGTATCGGCACGCTGCTCGCCATCGGCGGGCTCGGCGTCCTGTCCGCCTACGCCGGCACCCGCGGCAACACCTGGCACATTGTTACCTGCAGCGTCTTCGGCGCCACCCTGATCTTCTCCTATCTGACCTCAACCCTCTACCACAGCATCCAGCATGTGTCGGCCAAAAATATCCTCCGCACCCTCGACCACGCCGCCATCTTCCTGCTGATTGCCGGCACCTATACTCCGATCACCCTGATCTCGATGCACGGTCCCTGGGGATGGACCATCTTCGGCGTGGTCTGGGGACTCGCCCTGGTCGGCATCATCTGCGAAACCACCTTTGCCAAAAATATGGGTGTACTGCGGGTCGCCACCTACATCGCCATGGGCTGGGTGGTGGTCATCGCCGCCCGGCCGCTGATGGCCGGGCTCGCCCCCGGCGGATTGCTGCTGCTGGTCCTCGGTGGTCTCGCCTACACCGGGGGAGTGGTCTTCTACGCCTGGGACCGGCTGCCCTACAACCACGCCATCTGGCACCTGTTCGTCCTGGCCGGCAGCACGATGCACTTTTTCGCCATTCTCTGGTACGTCATCCCGGACAAGGTCCTAACCTGA
- a CDS encoding lipid-binding SYLF domain-containing protein: MRFFLIFLLLLLFVSPVQAAKKQSQTVLDAIEVVHEINKIPEQGIPPALLNDAYGLAIIPGMLKAGFIIGGKFGNGVLLTRGTSGRWNNPVFVSLIGGSFGWQIGAQSTDVILVFMTEKSINDVFEGKITLGVDAAIAAGPVGRRVEGSTDITLKAEILSYSRSRGLFAGVSLEGASLAVDDDADGAFYGREGIRPDEILKLGYGRLPIPARSLLDTLNRSAAKGK, translated from the coding sequence ATGCGTTTTTTCCTGATTTTCCTGTTGTTGCTGCTGTTCGTGTCACCTGTTCAGGCGGCGAAAAAACAATCGCAAACGGTTCTTGACGCCATCGAGGTTGTGCATGAGATCAACAAGATTCCCGAACAGGGGATCCCGCCGGCACTGCTGAACGATGCCTACGGCCTGGCGATCATTCCCGGGATGCTCAAGGCCGGTTTCATTATCGGCGGCAAATTCGGCAACGGAGTCCTGCTTACCCGTGGGACATCGGGCCGTTGGAATAATCCGGTCTTCGTCTCCCTGATCGGCGGCAGTTTCGGTTGGCAGATCGGTGCCCAGTCGACCGACGTGATCCTGGTCTTCATGACCGAAAAGAGCATCAACGATGTCTTTGAGGGGAAAATAACCCTCGGCGTCGATGCCGCGATTGCTGCCGGTCCGGTCGGTCGCCGGGTCGAGGGTTCGACCGATATCACCCTGAAGGCGGAGATCCTTTCCTATTCGCGCAGTCGCGGCCTGTTTGCCGGGGTCTCTCTCGAAGGAGCCTCGCTGGCGGTGGATGACGATGCCGACGGTGCTTTCTACGGTCGCGAGGGAATTCGTCCCGACGAGATCCTGAAACTCGGCTACGGCCGTCTGCCGATTCCGGCCAGGAGCCTGCTCGATACCCTCAACCGGAGCGCCGCCAAAGGGAAGTGA